A genomic stretch from Haloarchaeobius amylolyticus includes:
- a CDS encoding DUF7261 family protein, with amino-acid sequence MTRTGLAGRRGQLVLAAAGVLAIALLPLALAYLQLGAHPDVVATADADRPVHDGVQVLEGAVHRAGSDATGQPWADREAAVAQVRADLAPRFATLEASQVAAGIAYEVAYDQTAATSWAASDCPSGPRRQFGACEAIDGVVVQERAGETTVLAVAVDLTVTTRDGVSAVTVVVPVVDDG; translated from the coding sequence GTGACCCGGACTGGACTCGCCGGCAGGCGCGGCCAGCTCGTCCTCGCCGCGGCTGGCGTGCTGGCCATCGCCCTGCTCCCGCTGGCGCTTGCGTACCTGCAACTCGGCGCCCACCCGGACGTCGTCGCGACTGCCGACGCCGACAGGCCGGTCCACGACGGCGTGCAGGTGCTGGAGGGCGCGGTCCACCGGGCCGGCAGCGACGCCACCGGGCAGCCGTGGGCCGACAGGGAGGCGGCGGTCGCGCAGGTCCGCGCCGACCTCGCGCCCCGGTTCGCGACGCTGGAGGCCTCGCAGGTCGCCGCGGGCATCGCCTACGAGGTCGCGTACGACCAGACCGCGGCCACCTCGTGGGCCGCTTCGGACTGTCCGTCCGGCCCCCGGCGCCAGTTCGGTGCCTGCGAGGCCATCGACGGCGTCGTCGTCCAGGAACGCGCCGGCGAGACGACCGTGCTCGCGGTCGCGGTCGACCTGACGGTCACGACCCGCGACGGGGTGTCGGCGGTGACGGTCGTCGTGCCGGTGGTCGACGATGGCTAG
- a CDS encoding DUF7269 family protein: protein MNRRRFLTAVLGVLALVAGVTALGSDLGEPVAETLLAALGNDYVVAAAVAGLGLLVAVPVLLSARASTLDQATMPKPEESLTKPAPGDDFDETLTADVLMVPHVSADRRETVREDLRESAVAVVAQATGTGRHEAAERVRQGTWTDDEAVARFLAESGDQRSPGSSLTARLRALAGGDSPFQHRARRTARAIADRAENGGRSR, encoded by the coding sequence ATGAACCGGCGGCGGTTCCTGACGGCGGTCCTCGGCGTGCTCGCGCTGGTCGCGGGCGTCACGGCGCTCGGGTCCGACCTCGGCGAGCCGGTCGCCGAGACCCTGCTGGCCGCGCTGGGCAACGACTACGTCGTGGCGGCCGCGGTCGCCGGCCTCGGCCTCCTCGTCGCGGTCCCCGTGTTGCTCTCGGCGCGCGCGAGCACCCTGGACCAGGCGACGATGCCGAAACCCGAGGAGTCGCTCACGAAGCCGGCTCCGGGCGACGACTTCGACGAGACGCTGACGGCGGACGTCCTCATGGTGCCCCACGTGTCGGCCGACCGGCGCGAGACGGTGCGGGAGGACCTGCGCGAGAGCGCGGTCGCCGTCGTGGCACAGGCCACCGGCACGGGGCGCCACGAGGCCGCCGAGCGCGTCAGGCAGGGGACCTGGACCGACGACGAGGCGGTCGCACGGTTCCTCGCGGAATCCGGCGACCAGCGGTCGCCCGGGTCGTCGCTGACTGCGCGACTCCGGGCGCTGGCCGGGGGCGACTCGCCCTTCCAGCACCGCGCCCGCCGGACCGCCCGGGCCATCGCCGACCGCGCCGAGAACGGAGGGCGGTCGCGATGA
- a CDS encoding polysaccharide deacetylase family protein — protein MSIVTLSLEVELGWGVHDIDEYERISTDRERESRYLRRLLSHCDDVGVPFSFDVVGHLFHAACSGDHGSPHDEGWFGDDPGTDWQTDPLFYAPDLVADIRDAETDHEICTHSYSHVSCDEADDETIRWDLEEAQEVHQHVLGERTVSFVPPKHEQPPTHVLRDAGIEIIRMHRPDGVSKPRKFKRLVTGPHPEFSPAVTMEDDVVVTYCTEYPSLTSALLPSGRRETHPAFRYLPLDNGTRRRLHRQYLRDAAEQALENDTPVHLWAHLYDLANEQQFLALRDFLTDLAALEAQTDLEVMTMAELNDRVRAEERAHVVV, from the coding sequence ATGAGCATCGTCACGCTGAGCCTCGAGGTCGAACTCGGCTGGGGCGTCCACGACATCGACGAGTACGAACGCATCAGCACGGACCGCGAGCGCGAGTCGCGCTACCTGCGTCGGCTGCTCTCGCACTGCGACGACGTCGGGGTCCCCTTCAGTTTCGACGTGGTCGGGCACCTGTTCCACGCCGCCTGTAGCGGCGACCACGGGAGTCCCCACGACGAGGGCTGGTTCGGGGACGACCCCGGGACGGACTGGCAGACCGACCCGCTGTTCTACGCCCCGGACCTCGTCGCCGACATCCGCGACGCCGAGACCGACCACGAGATATGCACGCACTCCTACTCGCACGTCTCCTGCGACGAGGCGGACGACGAGACCATCCGGTGGGACCTCGAGGAGGCACAGGAGGTCCACCAGCACGTCCTCGGCGAGCGCACCGTCTCGTTCGTCCCGCCGAAGCACGAACAGCCCCCGACGCACGTCCTCCGGGACGCCGGCATCGAGATCATCCGGATGCACCGCCCGGACGGGGTCTCGAAGCCCCGGAAGTTCAAGCGGCTGGTCACCGGGCCGCACCCGGAGTTCTCGCCCGCCGTCACCATGGAGGACGACGTCGTGGTCACCTACTGCACCGAGTACCCCTCGCTGACCTCGGCGCTGTTGCCCTCGGGCCGGCGCGAGACGCACCCGGCGTTCCGGTACCTCCCCCTCGATAACGGGACGCGCCGGCGCCTCCACCGGCAGTACCTCCGCGACGCGGCCGAGCAGGCCCTCGAGAACGACACGCCGGTCCACCTGTGGGCGCACCTGTACGACCTCGCGAACGAACAGCAGTTCCTCGCGCTGCGGGACTTCCTCACCGACCTCGCGGCGCTGGAGGCACAGACCGACCTGGAGGTCATGACCATGGCCGAGCTGAACGACCGCGTCAGGGCGGAGGAACGGGCCCATGTCGTCGTCTGA
- a CDS encoding DUF58 domain-containing protein translates to MSPTRTTRRWRGVVAIALVATTVGVVADRPAILLLSVLGVVYAAYPRLTSPPDPSLDVDRRLSDEDPDHGDPVDVTVTVTNTGRTPLPDLRLVDGVPEMLTVTDGMARHGACLLPGRSTSFSYTVEAKRGTHPFDPVTVVSRDLSGAHETETTVAAATEIDCTSGVEGVTARSQTVPRSGQVASDTGGSGVEFHRTREYQRGDPLNRIDWRRYARTGDLTTTEFRTERAANVVCLVDARPSSYRARPDHPHAVALCTAAAEQLIGAFAADRNKVGVAAFAGEDLVWHPVGMGPDHRASIQRLLSTHEAFSSTEPDASPDTTELLGALRQRLSDRTQVVVLSPLCDDDIVETARRLDEYGHAVTVVTPDVTREETLGQRLAAVQRRTRVRRLRAAGIPTTEWQSDEPLEAALASQGATAQAGGAQV, encoded by the coding sequence ATGAGTCCGACCCGGACGACCCGGCGCTGGCGCGGCGTCGTCGCCATCGCGCTCGTGGCCACGACCGTCGGCGTCGTCGCGGACCGGCCGGCCATCCTCCTGCTGTCCGTGCTGGGCGTGGTCTACGCGGCGTACCCGCGGCTCACGTCCCCGCCGGACCCGAGCCTCGACGTGGACCGGCGGCTGAGCGACGAGGACCCGGACCACGGCGACCCGGTCGACGTGACCGTCACCGTGACCAACACCGGGCGGACGCCCCTGCCGGACCTGCGGCTGGTCGACGGCGTGCCGGAGATGCTGACCGTGACCGACGGGATGGCCCGCCACGGCGCGTGCCTCCTGCCCGGCCGGTCGACGTCGTTCTCCTACACGGTCGAGGCCAAGCGCGGGACCCACCCCTTCGACCCGGTGACGGTCGTCTCGCGCGACCTCAGCGGCGCACACGAGACCGAGACGACGGTCGCCGCCGCGACCGAGATCGACTGCACGAGCGGCGTCGAGGGCGTGACCGCCCGCTCGCAGACCGTCCCCCGGAGCGGGCAGGTCGCCAGCGACACCGGCGGCAGCGGTGTCGAGTTCCACCGGACGCGCGAGTACCAGCGCGGCGACCCCCTGAACCGCATCGACTGGCGGCGCTACGCCCGGACCGGCGACCTCACGACCACCGAGTTCCGCACCGAGCGGGCCGCGAACGTCGTCTGTCTGGTCGACGCGCGGCCCTCGTCGTACCGGGCGCGCCCGGACCACCCCCACGCCGTGGCGCTGTGTACCGCGGCGGCCGAACAGCTCATCGGGGCCTTCGCGGCCGACCGGAACAAGGTCGGGGTCGCGGCCTTCGCGGGCGAGGACCTCGTCTGGCACCCGGTCGGGATGGGACCCGACCACCGCGCCAGCATCCAGCGCCTCCTGTCGACCCACGAGGCGTTCTCCTCGACGGAACCGGACGCGAGCCCGGACACGACCGAACTCCTCGGGGCGCTGCGCCAGCGCCTGTCCGACCGGACGCAGGTCGTGGTGCTCTCGCCGCTGTGTGACGACGACATCGTCGAGACGGCGCGTCGACTCGACGAGTACGGTCACGCGGTCACGGTCGTCACGCCCGACGTGACCCGCGAGGAGACGCTGGGCCAGCGGCTCGCGGCGGTCCAGCGACGGACCCGGGTGCGGCGGCTGCGCGCCGCCGGCATCCCGACGACCGAGTGGCAGAGCGACGAGCCGCTGGAGGCCGCGCTGGCGAGCCAGGGCGCGACGGCACAGGCCGGAGGTGCACAGGTATGA
- a CDS encoding AAA family ATPase: MNVDETGQLADDVLAEVSRAVIADQTVLETILAGIVSRGHVLLEDVPGTGKTLTARSFAAALGLSFSRVQFTPDLLPADVTGSYVYNEATGEFEFNQGPLFANIVLADEINRASPKTQAALLEAMEEKQVTVDGETWQLPEPFFVIATQNPVEQGEGTFPLPEAQQDRFLVKTSLGYPETEGGVEMLMRRGERDEQQPQAEQAVATEDLHAMQSVPERVDVTEDLARYVVEVVEATRDDPRVTVGVSPRGAVRLFEMSRSWAALSGRGYVIPDDVKAVAHPVLDHRLVLTADARVNDVTKESVVADVLEEVPVPRVNREPATAQH; encoded by the coding sequence ATGAACGTCGACGAAACGGGCCAGCTCGCAGACGACGTGCTCGCCGAGGTGTCCCGCGCCGTCATCGCCGACCAGACCGTCCTCGAAACCATCCTCGCCGGTATCGTCTCCAGGGGCCACGTCCTCCTCGAGGACGTCCCGGGGACCGGGAAGACACTGACAGCGCGGAGCTTCGCCGCCGCGCTCGGGCTCTCGTTCTCGCGCGTGCAGTTCACCCCGGACCTGCTGCCCGCCGACGTGACCGGCAGCTACGTCTACAACGAGGCGACCGGGGAGTTCGAGTTCAACCAGGGGCCGCTGTTCGCGAACATCGTCCTCGCCGACGAGATCAACCGCGCCTCGCCGAAGACCCAGGCCGCGCTGCTCGAGGCCATGGAGGAGAAACAGGTCACGGTCGACGGCGAGACCTGGCAGCTGCCCGAGCCCTTCTTCGTCATCGCGACCCAGAACCCGGTCGAGCAGGGCGAGGGGACCTTCCCGCTCCCGGAGGCCCAGCAGGACCGCTTCCTCGTGAAGACGAGTCTTGGCTACCCCGAGACCGAGGGCGGCGTCGAGATGCTCATGCGCCGGGGCGAGCGCGACGAACAGCAGCCACAGGCCGAGCAGGCCGTCGCGACCGAGGACCTGCACGCGATGCAGTCGGTCCCCGAGCGGGTCGACGTGACCGAGGACCTCGCGCGCTACGTCGTCGAGGTCGTCGAGGCGACCCGCGACGACCCCCGGGTGACCGTCGGGGTCTCGCCCCGCGGGGCCGTGCGACTGTTCGAGATGTCGCGCTCGTGGGCCGCACTCTCCGGGCGCGGCTACGTGATTCCGGACGACGTGAAGGCGGTCGCACACCCGGTGCTCGACCACCGGCTGGTGCTCACGGCCGACGCCCGGGTGAACGACGTGACGAAGGAGTCCGTCGTCGCGGACGTACTGGAGGAGGTACCGGTGCCGCGGGTGAACCGGGAGCCGGCGACAGCACAGCACTGA
- a CDS encoding DUF7262 family protein gives MREVGSRGDCGENRGQLSLPAVEAGIGVLLVLGVVTMFALPIADADTRQAQLDTYASDTASVLAGEPPRHGGTTRLAEVAASPSSFAREEAALDRRVDRILPENLLYRVETPHGAVGYRPPAGVPVGVATVPTASGDVTIRVWYV, from the coding sequence ATGCGTGAGGTCGGCAGCCGTGGTGACTGCGGCGAGAACCGGGGACAGCTCTCCCTCCCCGCGGTCGAGGCCGGCATCGGCGTCCTGCTCGTCCTCGGCGTCGTCACCATGTTCGCGCTGCCCATCGCGGACGCGGACACCCGGCAGGCACAACTGGACACCTACGCGAGCGACACGGCGAGCGTGCTGGCCGGGGAACCGCCCCGCCACGGCGGGACGACCCGGCTCGCGGAGGTCGCGGCCTCCCCGTCCTCGTTCGCCCGCGAGGAGGCCGCACTCGACCGCCGGGTGGACCGCATCCTCCCCGAGAACCTCCTCTACCGGGTCGAGACGCCCCACGGCGCGGTCGGGTATCGCCCACCGGCCGGCGTCCCGGTGGGCGTGGCGACGGTCCCGACGGCCAGCGGCGACGTGACCATCCGGGTGTGGTACGTGTGA
- a CDS encoding DUF4129 domain-containing protein, which yields MNWESLLTVAVALCCVFAISTAATSLESSVTTDPDEVIDLDETGIPIGTDSAVSLKSQVQSEGTPNATSTGGGTRDGDQGTDGSEGTDGESVSAGEGEQTTVVAGGQSEPDSRERDGDGDPGDGEESDSGGSAAGTPTQATGPGAGQEQGLGPGESTTSLLERLLAALLALLRRLAPALLALGLLALAFRYRDRLGALLRDRLERWGVIDPGTEESSDPPPAPAPRNQVSEAWYEFVEALGLGDVRSRAPRECAAVARAQGVDEETVDAITEPFEAVRYGQEPVTEARRERARDGLRRFRANHGSAPTGEER from the coding sequence ATGAACTGGGAGTCACTCCTGACCGTCGCCGTCGCGCTCTGCTGTGTCTTCGCCATCAGCACGGCGGCGACGTCCCTGGAGTCCTCGGTGACGACGGACCCCGACGAGGTCATCGACCTCGACGAGACGGGTATCCCCATCGGCACCGACAGCGCGGTGAGTCTCAAGTCGCAGGTACAGTCGGAAGGAACACCGAACGCCACCTCGACGGGCGGCGGGACCCGGGACGGCGACCAGGGGACCGACGGCAGCGAGGGCACCGACGGCGAGTCGGTGTCGGCCGGCGAGGGCGAGCAGACGACGGTCGTCGCCGGCGGGCAGAGCGAGCCCGATTCGCGCGAACGCGACGGCGACGGCGACCCCGGCGACGGCGAGGAGTCGGACAGCGGCGGGAGTGCCGCCGGCACGCCGACGCAGGCGACCGGCCCCGGCGCGGGTCAGGAACAGGGGCTCGGCCCCGGCGAGAGCACGACGAGCCTGCTGGAGCGACTGCTCGCGGCACTGCTCGCCCTGCTCCGGCGGCTCGCCCCGGCCCTGCTCGCGCTCGGTCTGCTCGCGCTCGCGTTCCGGTACCGTGACCGCCTCGGCGCGCTCCTGCGCGACCGGCTGGAGCGCTGGGGCGTCATCGACCCCGGGACCGAGGAGTCGAGCGACCCGCCGCCGGCGCCCGCGCCCCGGAACCAGGTCTCCGAGGCGTGGTACGAGTTCGTCGAGGCGCTCGGCCTCGGCGACGTGCGGTCGCGTGCGCCCCGCGAGTGTGCCGCGGTCGCCCGGGCACAGGGCGTCGACGAGGAGACGGTCGACGCCATCACCGAACCCTTCGAGGCGGTCCGGTACGGGCAGGAGCCCGTGACCGAGGCCCGCCGGGAGCGAGCACGGGACGGCCTTCGCCGGTTCCGGGCGAACCACGGGAGCGCACCGACCGGGGAGGAGCGATGA
- a CDS encoding type II secretion system F family protein: MPLGGERDALLDRLCYALFSRHADRRRHDADRTQYRATAIAVPFDLYVSRVYALSWLVGALCAAAGGWLTLAVSDREVRTLVDFLAAGAPVVAPGVVPSLPPLVTALGIGLAVGVAGKWATRRLGGRYLRWVAAARRTDIERTLPGAVRYLRALSTGSDDQRAMLRKVAANREAYGETAVAARTVLNKAALTGSLDAGLRLVARDTPSRDALAPFLLKFREHADQGAAELTSYLQMEARMLGHRQTRDRDRAEGFLELLAELFIVLLVLPALLVIVLTVMSVLTPGLNRPTPTPLGPVTPRTAIVYGSAVFVIVVGWCAASLVGRLRPPNGVPSYRRPAEVLSVLATATTNPASAAAVWALPALLFALVVFVLGEHPLSAGLLGYVAYAVPVGAVALRRAGVDDAKDREIKDFVHAISGHIALGRPFAEAVALVARDVDLGALDADVADLAFNANLTTRSGDLRAQALARFVEQVGTPLAEQTMGLVTGALDAGSDVETVFDTLQTEVGRLYHEKKALQSAMLVYVAVGWTVALLIVGIMIAVNTYVLDSFAQLSAVSAPGTGFSLDPDAVKVEREHFRFYVVTQATMLASGWFAGMANRGWYDALLHSGCLVLVAHVVFRGVGMV; this comes from the coding sequence CTGCCGCTGGGCGGCGAGCGCGACGCCCTGCTCGACCGGCTCTGTTACGCGCTGTTCTCCCGGCATGCAGACCGGCGCCGCCACGACGCCGACCGGACGCAGTACCGGGCGACGGCCATCGCGGTCCCCTTCGACCTCTACGTCTCCCGGGTGTACGCGCTCTCGTGGCTGGTCGGTGCCCTCTGTGCGGCCGCCGGCGGCTGGCTCACGCTGGCCGTCTCCGACCGGGAGGTGCGGACGCTCGTCGACTTCCTCGCCGCGGGCGCTCCGGTCGTCGCGCCCGGCGTCGTCCCCTCGCTGCCGCCACTCGTGACGGCGCTCGGCATCGGGCTCGCCGTCGGCGTCGCAGGCAAGTGGGCCACGCGCCGCCTCGGCGGCCGGTACCTCCGGTGGGTCGCCGCGGCCCGGCGGACCGACATCGAGCGCACCCTGCCGGGCGCTGTCCGCTACCTGCGGGCACTCTCGACCGGCAGCGACGACCAGCGCGCGATGCTGCGCAAGGTCGCCGCGAACCGGGAGGCCTACGGTGAGACGGCCGTCGCCGCCCGGACCGTCCTCAACAAGGCGGCCCTGACGGGCAGCCTCGACGCCGGGTTACGGCTCGTCGCCCGCGACACGCCCTCCCGCGACGCGCTGGCGCCGTTCCTGCTGAAGTTCCGCGAGCACGCAGACCAGGGCGCGGCGGAGCTGACCAGCTACCTCCAGATGGAGGCACGGATGCTCGGCCACCGCCAGACCCGCGACCGCGACCGTGCCGAGGGCTTCCTCGAACTGCTCGCCGAACTGTTCATCGTCCTGCTCGTCCTGCCCGCGCTGCTCGTCATCGTCCTGACCGTGATGAGCGTGCTGACGCCGGGACTGAACCGGCCGACCCCGACGCCACTGGGTCCGGTGACGCCCCGGACCGCCATCGTCTACGGGTCGGCCGTCTTCGTCATCGTGGTCGGCTGGTGCGCCGCCAGTCTGGTCGGGCGCCTCCGGCCGCCGAACGGGGTGCCGAGCTACCGGCGGCCCGCGGAGGTCCTCTCCGTCCTCGCGACCGCGACCACGAACCCGGCCAGCGCCGCGGCCGTCTGGGCACTTCCCGCGCTCCTGTTCGCTCTCGTCGTCTTCGTGCTGGGCGAGCACCCGCTCTCGGCCGGCCTGCTCGGCTACGTCGCCTACGCGGTCCCGGTCGGGGCGGTAGCGCTGCGCCGTGCCGGCGTCGACGACGCGAAGGACCGCGAGATAAAGGACTTCGTCCACGCCATCTCGGGCCACATCGCGCTCGGCCGTCCCTTCGCGGAGGCCGTCGCGCTGGTCGCCCGCGACGTGGACCTCGGCGCGCTCGACGCCGACGTGGCCGACCTCGCCTTCAACGCGAACCTCACCACCCGGAGCGGCGACCTCCGGGCGCAGGCACTCGCCCGCTTCGTCGAGCAGGTCGGCACGCCGCTGGCCGAGCAGACCATGGGGCTCGTGACGGGCGCGCTCGACGCCGGCAGCGACGTCGAGACCGTCTTCGACACCCTCCAGACCGAGGTCGGCCGGCTCTACCACGAGAAGAAGGCGCTCCAGAGCGCGATGCTGGTGTACGTCGCGGTCGGCTGGACGGTCGCGCTCCTCATCGTCGGCATCATGATCGCCGTCAACACCTACGTGCTGGACAGTTTCGCCCAGCTCTCGGCCGTCTCCGCGCCCGGCACCGGCTTCAGTCTCGACCCGGACGCGGTCAAGGTCGAGCGCGAGCACTTCCGGTTCTACGTCGTCACGCAGGCGACCATGCTCGCGAGTGGCTGGTTCGCCGGCATGGCCAACCGCGGGTGGTACGACGCGCTGTTGCACTCCGGTTGTCTCGTGCTGGTCGCCCACGTCGTCTTCCGCGGGGTGGGGATGGTATGA
- a CDS encoding DUF7519 family protein, with protein MTGETTATTTATSPVSVTYRPTLPSTVVAVVAALTSLWALGAARDSTMLLGAAGVGLVTLGLWVGWRWTRALGFVLGVLGIPLVAAAVVFAWTGVARATVFATVAPALVGALLVTIALAPGRGDSTRTLLKAGSGFVFLAVLVAGVTQLADFDALLLSGVAAVVAWDAGETAVNVGEQLGQEPTTWPVEAAHLAGTLVVGAVTVALGRVAQGLGTPGLPLTQFAFLLVAVVVLAAALHE; from the coding sequence ATGACGGGCGAGACGACGGCCACGACGACCGCCACGAGTCCCGTCTCGGTCACCTACCGCCCGACGCTGCCGAGCACGGTCGTCGCCGTGGTCGCCGCCCTCACCAGCCTCTGGGCGCTCGGCGCGGCGCGCGACTCGACCATGCTGCTGGGGGCCGCGGGCGTCGGCCTCGTCACGCTCGGCCTCTGGGTCGGCTGGCGCTGGACCCGTGCCCTCGGGTTCGTCCTCGGCGTTCTCGGCATCCCGCTGGTCGCGGCCGCCGTCGTCTTCGCCTGGACCGGCGTCGCCCGCGCGACCGTCTTCGCGACCGTCGCGCCCGCACTCGTCGGCGCGCTACTGGTCACCATCGCGCTGGCACCGGGGCGGGGCGACAGCACCCGGACGCTCCTGAAGGCCGGCAGCGGCTTCGTCTTCCTCGCGGTGCTCGTCGCCGGCGTCACGCAACTCGCCGACTTCGACGCGCTGTTGCTCTCGGGCGTCGCCGCCGTCGTCGCCTGGGACGCCGGCGAGACGGCCGTCAACGTCGGCGAACAGCTCGGGCAGGAGCCGACGACCTGGCCCGTCGAGGCCGCCCACCTCGCCGGCACGCTGGTCGTCGGCGCCGTCACCGTCGCGCTCGGGCGGGTCGCACAGGGGCTCGGGACGCCCGGGCTCCCGCTCACGCAGTTCGCGTTCCTGCTGGTCGCGGTCGTGGTGCTGGCGGCGGCGCTGCACGAGTGA
- a CDS encoding DUF7289 family protein has product MTAGRSNGERAQSSVIGVAILLGITVLALGALTASIGLAVENGAAAADASRVTDGLDSALRPVEVTGSHVGRIQATDGTLRTVPRTVRLLNDSATVARVEADALVYESGSHRVTFLAGAIVRGDGPGARMARDPPVVASSGGDVLVVGVARLDESAAMSLAGHPVELRTNVSHARRQLPDDEYRLAVETTTPAAWRDYFERLGATVTSRDLDGDGTESVVATFPGERTLYLVVHDLGLEVGR; this is encoded by the coding sequence ATGACCGCCGGTCGCAGCAACGGCGAGAGAGCCCAGTCCTCGGTCATCGGCGTCGCCATCCTGCTCGGCATCACCGTGCTCGCGCTCGGCGCGCTGACCGCGAGCATCGGGCTGGCGGTCGAGAACGGCGCGGCGGCCGCAGACGCGAGCCGCGTCACCGACGGCCTCGACAGCGCCCTCCGCCCGGTCGAGGTGACTGGCAGCCACGTCGGCCGCATCCAGGCGACCGATGGCACCCTGCGGACCGTGCCCCGAACGGTCCGACTCCTCAACGACTCCGCGACCGTCGCCCGGGTCGAGGCCGACGCGCTGGTGTACGAGTCCGGCAGTCACCGCGTCACCTTCCTCGCGGGTGCCATCGTCCGCGGCGACGGACCGGGCGCGCGCATGGCGCGGGACCCGCCGGTCGTCGCCAGTTCCGGCGGCGACGTGCTCGTGGTCGGGGTCGCGAGGCTGGACGAATCGGCCGCGATGAGTCTCGCAGGGCACCCCGTCGAACTCCGGACGAACGTCTCGCACGCGCGCCGGCAGCTCCCCGACGACGAGTACCGCCTCGCGGTCGAGACCACGACGCCGGCGGCCTGGCGCGACTACTTCGAGCGCCTCGGCGCGACCGTCACCAGCCGTGACCTCGACGGCGACGGGACCGAGAGCGTCGTCGCCACGTTCCCCGGCGAGCGCACGCTCTACCTCGTCGTCCACGACCTCGGGCTGGAGGTGGGCCGATGA
- a CDS encoding DUF7263 family protein, with product MNPDRDRGQANLVALGIALLALTAVLGVALVVADSALSGADRDPAERRVAVSLSDRLVAADGPVTARANVLDAAAVGSLDATALASQFPVGDGHDVRVRLGDRTIAESGDVTDGTSVRRIVLVERETTATLTPDLTADGAVTLPRRTDRVDVRLAPPSGTTVTTVRANGRVVLHDPGGLRGSVTVPVSRFETTTLSFDAAGTLPPGSVDLTYYPTRTTKAVLVVTVDA from the coding sequence ATGAACCCCGACCGGGACCGCGGGCAGGCGAACCTCGTCGCCCTCGGCATCGCCCTCCTCGCGCTCACCGCGGTCCTCGGCGTCGCACTGGTCGTCGCCGACAGCGCGCTCTCGGGCGCCGACCGCGACCCCGCCGAGCGTCGCGTCGCCGTCTCGCTCTCGGACCGACTGGTGGCCGCCGACGGGCCGGTCACCGCGCGGGCGAACGTCCTCGACGCGGCCGCCGTCGGCTCGCTCGACGCCACCGCGCTCGCCAGCCAGTTCCCGGTCGGCGACGGCCACGACGTCCGGGTCCGGCTCGGCGACCGGACCATCGCCGAATCGGGCGACGTGACCGACGGGACGAGCGTGCGCCGCATCGTCCTCGTCGAGCGCGAGACCACCGCGACCCTGACGCCGGACCTGACCGCCGACGGGGCGGTGACCCTGCCGCGGCGCACCGACCGCGTGGACGTGCGCCTCGCACCACCCTCGGGCACCACCGTCACGACGGTCCGGGCGAACGGTCGCGTCGTCCTCCACGACCCGGGCGGCCTGCGCGGGTCCGTCACGGTTCCCGTCTCCCGGTTCGAGACGACGACCCTGTCGTTCGACGCCGCGGGGACGCTCCCGCCGGGCAGCGTCGACCTGACCTACTACCCGACCCGGACCACGAAGGCGGTGCTGGTGGTGACGGTCGATGCGTGA
- a CDS encoding DUF7266 family protein, whose protein sequence is MRLDRADDRDRGLSPVVGKVMETSVVLLYLGLLTTTLYAGVVPDYRAATGDEVADRTLSAATQRVEAAVPPNASRVTVRRTVDLPRTIRGDPYEVRTTGDRLVLAHPDHRVTSEATLALPAHVVRVEGNWTSSAPAVLVVEPASGGPGVVVRLERGGTP, encoded by the coding sequence ATGAGGCTCGACCGGGCCGACGACCGCGACCGCGGCCTCTCGCCCGTCGTCGGGAAGGTCATGGAGACCAGCGTCGTGTTGCTCTACCTCGGGTTGCTCACGACCACGCTCTATGCCGGCGTCGTCCCGGACTACCGGGCCGCGACGGGCGACGAGGTGGCCGACCGGACCCTCTCGGCGGCGACACAGCGCGTCGAGGCGGCGGTCCCGCCGAACGCCTCGCGCGTCACCGTCCGCCGGACCGTCGACCTGCCCCGGACCATCCGGGGCGACCCCTACGAGGTCCGGACCACGGGCGACCGGCTCGTACTCGCGCACCCGGACCACCGCGTCACCAGCGAGGCGACGCTGGCGCTCCCCGCCCACGTCGTCCGCGTCGAGGGCAACTGGACGAGTTCCGCGCCCGCCGTCCTAGTCGTGGAACCCGCGTCCGGCGGGCCGGGTGTCGTCGTGCGCCTCGAACGGGGTGGGACTCCATGA